From Microbacterium croceum, a single genomic window includes:
- a CDS encoding ABC transporter substrate-binding protein: MKLNHAHPSRRARALRMTGIAAVAALALAGCSASGGAGDGAEAGGELTFSNWQFLEDGKGPIIWDAVKGYTGPNDDIELTKVEIPFANYADKLSTELGAGGGPDVMVLQDSQFASLVDAGVLEPLDDIADELGDSLNNTNEAGFFQDGQYGFNWERPTYNTVIYNKDIFAQLDLEVPTTFEEFLTTAETIKSELGIAGFAGRHQTAEIDGWTLEMANWIYGFGGELSDGKKLTIDKAENVEAVEAFLETFESGVAPIGDDASTFRAKFGQGQVGMLFENSGVATTITSNPDNVVNGENMGAAPLPLANAGSNSQLIIAVNANSDNVEAAKDFVRWVLGEEGQTAIRAGLGASAMATDVEPDAEFLAKNPWATQFLEAAKTSKSTLVEGFETESKPIWREVLTAVEDLRVNGGDVKSTLAEVQKSLEAELG; the protein is encoded by the coding sequence GTGAAGTTGAACCACGCACACCCGTCTCGCCGTGCTCGTGCACTGCGGATGACCGGTATCGCCGCCGTCGCCGCCCTCGCCCTCGCTGGATGTTCCGCATCCGGTGGCGCGGGTGACGGCGCAGAGGCCGGGGGAGAGCTCACGTTCTCCAACTGGCAGTTCCTGGAAGACGGCAAGGGTCCGATCATCTGGGATGCCGTCAAGGGCTACACCGGCCCGAACGACGACATCGAGCTGACCAAGGTCGAGATCCCGTTCGCCAACTACGCCGACAAGCTCAGTACCGAACTCGGCGCGGGCGGCGGTCCCGACGTCATGGTCCTGCAGGACAGCCAGTTCGCGTCGCTCGTCGACGCCGGCGTGCTGGAGCCGCTCGACGACATCGCCGACGAGCTCGGCGACAGCCTCAACAACACCAACGAGGCCGGCTTCTTCCAGGACGGCCAGTACGGCTTCAACTGGGAGCGCCCGACCTACAACACGGTCATCTACAACAAGGACATCTTCGCGCAGCTCGACCTCGAGGTCCCGACCACGTTCGAGGAGTTCCTCACCACGGCCGAGACCATCAAGAGCGAGCTCGGCATCGCCGGATTCGCGGGTCGTCACCAGACCGCCGAGATCGATGGCTGGACGCTCGAGATGGCCAACTGGATCTACGGATTCGGCGGCGAGCTCAGCGACGGCAAGAAGCTGACGATCGACAAGGCCGAGAATGTCGAGGCCGTCGAGGCGTTCCTCGAGACCTTCGAATCCGGTGTCGCACCGATCGGCGACGACGCCTCGACCTTCCGTGCCAAGTTCGGCCAGGGTCAGGTCGGGATGCTGTTCGAGAACTCGGGCGTCGCGACCACCATCACCAGCAACCCCGACAACGTCGTCAACGGCGAGAACATGGGCGCAGCCCCGCTCCCGCTCGCGAACGCCGGATCGAACTCGCAGCTCATCATCGCCGTCAACGCGAACAGCGACAACGTCGAGGCCGCGAAGGACTTCGTCCGTTGGGTACTGGGCGAAGAAGGCCAGACGGCGATCCGCGCCGGTCTCGGCGCCTCCGCCATGGCGACCGACGTCGAGCCCGACGCCGAGTTCCTCGCCAAGAACCCGTGGGCCACGCAGTTCCTCGAGGCCGCGAAGACCTCGAAGTCCACGCTCGTCGAGGGGTTCGAGACCGAGAGCAAGCCGATCTGGCGCGAGGTGCTGACCGCGGTCGAGGACCTGCGCGTCAACGGCGGCGACGTGAAGAGCACGCTCGCCGAGGTGCAGAAGTCCCTCGAAGCCGAACTCGGCTGA
- a CDS encoding DeoR/GlpR family DNA-binding transcription regulator: MPEWSQTVPAAVRREQIVSIIERQGFARVQELSRALSVSEVTVRSDLDLLAEENIIQRVHGGAMSGIKSTAHSPDYERALTRAVTEKRRIGNAAAALVESEMAILLDAGTTTLALARALRAREDLRGVVVFTNSLTIALELGVAEPHHITVVVTGGTVSYKQRSLIDPLGDMFLGSVHSDLCFIGCNGVSVTGFTNSSLPEVTMKRRYLDSAARRIVVADSSKIGKSQMIQVAPLDRIDTLVTGVEAPPGELEALREAGLTIELA, encoded by the coding sequence ATGCCAGAGTGGTCGCAGACGGTCCCCGCCGCAGTGCGGCGCGAGCAGATCGTGTCGATCATCGAACGCCAGGGCTTCGCCCGCGTGCAGGAGCTCAGCCGGGCACTCAGCGTCTCCGAGGTCACGGTGCGCAGCGACCTCGATCTGCTCGCCGAGGAGAACATCATCCAGCGCGTGCACGGCGGCGCGATGTCGGGCATCAAGTCGACGGCGCACTCCCCCGACTACGAACGCGCACTCACCCGGGCGGTCACCGAGAAGCGGCGGATCGGCAACGCGGCCGCGGCGCTCGTCGAGAGCGAGATGGCGATCCTGCTCGACGCCGGCACCACGACCCTCGCCCTCGCCCGCGCGCTGCGCGCCAGGGAGGATCTGCGGGGCGTGGTCGTCTTCACCAACTCGCTCACGATCGCTCTCGAGCTGGGTGTGGCGGAGCCGCACCACATCACCGTCGTGGTCACCGGCGGAACCGTGAGCTACAAGCAGCGCTCGCTGATCGACCCGCTGGGCGACATGTTCCTCGGCTCGGTGCACAGCGACCTGTGCTTCATCGGATGCAACGGGGTCTCGGTCACCGGTTTCACGAACTCGAGCCTCCCCGAGGTCACGATGAAGCGTCGCTACCTGGACTCCGCGGCCCGCCGCATCGTGGTCGCCGACAGCTCCAAGATCGGCAAGAGCCAGATGATCCAGGTCGCGCCGCTCGACCGCATCGACACGCTCGTGACGGGCGTCGAAGCGCCTCCGGGCGAGCTGGAGGCGCTTCGAGAGGCCGGTTTGACGATCGAGCTCGCCTGA
- a CDS encoding ketose-bisphosphate aldolase produces MTLQTLRAALAEAEAGEYAVGAFNVSSIDQAIAVLDAAEAERSPVIVQSIAGMSAYDDESRWWTRLRGLVEEYSEVPAVLHLDHGRTYDDCVRAIDHGFTSVMIDASRSTDTDEPASFDENVAATRRVVDTAAPAGVSVEGELGTIGGAEAGVSGIVEEIVFADPDQAVEFVAQTGVDALAVAVGTSHGSVKFTDAAGGQRLRLELIAEIKSRLPDTFLVLHGSSSVPADAVSVINAHGGEVRPSYGISPAQKSQGVAAGIRKINQGTDSHLAWSAELRRFLQENPAVVEPSEQLRPAIGGFRAMVAQRMREFGSSGRA; encoded by the coding sequence ATGACCCTTCAGACGCTGCGGGCCGCGCTCGCCGAGGCCGAAGCGGGCGAGTACGCCGTCGGCGCCTTCAACGTGTCGAGCATCGATCAGGCCATCGCGGTGCTCGATGCCGCAGAGGCCGAACGCTCGCCCGTGATCGTGCAGTCGATCGCCGGCATGTCGGCCTATGACGACGAGTCACGCTGGTGGACGCGGCTCCGCGGCCTGGTCGAGGAGTACTCCGAGGTGCCGGCCGTGCTGCACCTCGACCACGGCCGCACCTACGACGACTGCGTGCGCGCGATCGACCACGGGTTCACGAGCGTCATGATCGATGCGTCCCGATCGACCGACACGGACGAGCCGGCCTCGTTCGACGAGAACGTGGCGGCGACCCGACGAGTCGTCGACACCGCAGCGCCGGCCGGGGTGAGCGTCGAAGGCGAGCTCGGCACGATCGGCGGCGCGGAGGCGGGGGTCAGCGGCATCGTCGAGGAGATCGTCTTCGCGGACCCCGATCAGGCGGTCGAGTTCGTGGCGCAGACCGGGGTGGATGCGCTCGCCGTGGCCGTCGGCACCAGCCACGGCTCGGTCAAGTTCACGGATGCCGCGGGTGGCCAGCGTCTGCGGCTCGAGCTCATCGCGGAGATCAAGAGCCGCCTGCCCGACACGTTCCTCGTGCTGCACGGCTCCTCCTCGGTACCGGCTGATGCCGTCTCGGTCATCAACGCGCACGGCGGGGAGGTGCGCCCCTCCTACGGGATCTCCCCGGCGCAGAAGTCGCAGGGCGTCGCCGCCGGCATCCGCAAGATCAACCAGGGCACCGACTCCCACCTCGCCTGGAGCGCGGAGCTGCGACGCTTCCTGCAGGAGAATCCCGCCGTGGTCGAGCCGAGCGAGCAGCTGCGCCCGGCGATCGGAGGCTTCCGTGCCATGGTCGCGCAGCGGATGCGCGAGTTTGGATCATCCGGACGGGCCTGA
- a CDS encoding class II aldolase/adducin family protein, with protein sequence MTETTLQVDFDIAAAKREILDYCLRSMEYGLNFNTQGNISIRVPGVEDRFLITPTDLEYDKMTPEDIVLVNGDSELIEGRLGPSSEVTVHMAVYKRRPDVNAIVHSEPIYSNVWGVVGSPILGTLVNMVIYTKGDVPIMPFELSNNTEFGEHMCDAMGDLNAVVWANHGLLTVGPNLRDAFKTSVAVESAAKVQAYARALTDTPIVLDYDTLGITESL encoded by the coding sequence ATGACCGAGACCACGCTGCAGGTCGACTTCGACATCGCCGCCGCGAAGAGGGAGATCCTGGACTACTGCCTGCGCTCGATGGAATACGGCCTCAACTTCAACACGCAGGGCAACATCAGCATCCGCGTGCCCGGAGTCGAGGACCGCTTCCTCATCACGCCCACCGATCTCGAGTACGACAAGATGACGCCGGAGGACATCGTCCTGGTCAACGGCGACAGCGAACTGATCGAGGGGCGCCTCGGCCCGTCGAGCGAGGTCACCGTGCACATGGCGGTCTACAAGCGCCGCCCCGACGTCAATGCGATCGTGCACTCCGAGCCCATCTACTCCAACGTCTGGGGCGTCGTCGGCTCCCCGATCCTGGGCACCCTGGTCAACATGGTGATCTACACCAAGGGCGACGTGCCCATCATGCCGTTCGAGCTCAGCAACAACACCGAGTTCGGAGAGCACATGTGCGACGCGATGGGCGACCTGAATGCGGTCGTCTGGGCCAACCACGGTCTGCTCACCGTGGGGCCGAACCTGCGCGACGCCTTCAAGACGAGCGTGGCCGTGGAGTCCGCCGCGAAGGTGCAGGCCTACGCCCGCGCTCTCACCGACACCCCGATCGTGCTCGACTACGACACCCTCGGCATCACCGAGTCGCTCTGA
- a CDS encoding FGGY-family carbohydrate kinase, translated as MSVIGLDLGTSGVRAVAYSTSGDVRGSASAALTLLRDGTGRVELEAGEIITAAEDVVRRAAHQATVAGDPVQAIGFSVLGEAVVPIDEAGAPVARVAVSMDTRGTAAAAAVGEILGEGRFTAITGQPLHGMFSLFKIMAGDPAWADAAGYRCVGDLLAERWSGIAAIDLGQAARTGILDVDRGEWSAEILSAAAASAPWVRAESLPIPVASGSVIGQVRAEAADALGVAADTPLVAGTHDQAAAFLGAGGEPGVRSVIALGSSDCLTVGSRVRPQGLGATGFASYRLDDEVWVTLAGTAAGGWALEWLAGLLNRKVADVFGALADTPPALLVLPYLAGSGTLDNDPSARGTIHGLTLDTTVPEIARAVVEAAGFEFHKIIAALRAHGVEVSDLSVTGAGAENADALAARAAAAGAALSPVGRDASARGAAMLALRGIGADPTPLRLEPDGLAAGVDDTFAEWYADQRAAYIALYEATRSLAPHLTARPQPHEPQPHQKENMT; from the coding sequence GTGAGCGTCATCGGACTCGACCTCGGCACCAGCGGCGTGCGTGCCGTGGCCTACTCGACCAGCGGGGACGTGCGCGGTTCCGCCTCCGCGGCGCTCACGCTGCTGCGCGACGGCACCGGCCGCGTGGAGCTGGAGGCCGGGGAGATCATCACGGCGGCGGAAGACGTGGTCCGCCGTGCCGCGCACCAGGCCACCGTCGCCGGCGATCCGGTGCAGGCGATCGGCTTCAGCGTTCTCGGCGAAGCTGTTGTCCCGATCGACGAGGCCGGCGCGCCCGTGGCGCGGGTCGCCGTGAGCATGGACACCCGCGGAACCGCGGCCGCCGCCGCGGTCGGCGAGATCCTGGGAGAGGGCCGCTTCACCGCGATCACCGGTCAGCCTCTGCACGGCATGTTCTCGCTGTTCAAGATCATGGCCGGAGACCCCGCCTGGGCGGATGCCGCCGGCTACCGCTGCGTCGGCGACCTGCTGGCCGAACGGTGGAGCGGCATCGCCGCGATCGACCTGGGTCAGGCGGCGCGCACCGGCATCCTCGATGTCGACAGGGGGGAGTGGAGCGCGGAGATCCTGAGTGCCGCCGCAGCCTCGGCGCCATGGGTGCGGGCCGAGAGCCTGCCGATCCCGGTCGCGTCCGGCAGCGTCATCGGCCAGGTGCGCGCGGAGGCCGCGGATGCTCTCGGCGTCGCAGCAGACACCCCGCTGGTGGCGGGCACGCACGACCAGGCCGCCGCGTTCCTCGGTGCTGGGGGAGAGCCCGGGGTGCGCTCGGTGATCGCGCTCGGGTCGAGCGACTGCCTCACCGTCGGTTCGCGCGTGCGCCCCCAAGGGCTCGGGGCCACCGGCTTCGCGAGCTATCGCCTCGACGACGAGGTGTGGGTGACCCTCGCCGGCACTGCGGCGGGCGGGTGGGCGCTCGAATGGCTCGCCGGTCTGCTGAACCGCAAGGTCGCGGACGTGTTCGGAGCGCTCGCCGACACGCCTCCCGCGCTGCTCGTGCTGCCGTACCTCGCCGGTTCGGGCACGCTCGACAACGACCCCTCCGCACGCGGCACGATCCACGGACTGACCCTCGACACCACAGTGCCGGAAATCGCCCGCGCGGTCGTCGAGGCGGCCGGATTCGAGTTCCACAAGATCATCGCTGCCCTGCGCGCGCACGGAGTCGAGGTGTCCGACCTCTCGGTCACCGGGGCAGGAGCGGAGAACGCGGATGCGCTCGCCGCCCGCGCTGCGGCTGCGGGAGCGGCGCTCAGTCCGGTCGGGCGGGATGCCTCGGCCCGAGGCGCCGCGATGCTCGCACTCCGCGGCATCGGCGCAGACCCGACGCCGTTGCGGCTCGAGCCCGACGGACTCGCAGCGGGTGTCGACGACACCTTCGCCGAGTGGTACGCGGATCAGCGTGCCGCTTACATCGCGCTGTACGAGGCGACCCGATCCCTCGCCCCGCATCTGACCGCACGACCTCAGCCACACGAACCCCAGCCCCATCAGAAGGAGAACATGACATGA
- a CDS encoding carbohydrate ABC transporter permease, producing MTAMNETRNLIVPKEAAKTRSRHGAPGRRVGWLHVVLIPLSVLWLVPIVMVIGLSMMPPNNPGTQFFGIFPEEFSIKNYLTIWAQNPILLHLLNSLLITVPSVLLVCLLGSMTAFALARLRVPLKALIFGILILALILPMSSIVVATFRILQSMQLYNNLLGLVLVYTALGLPFAVIIIRTSYLAIPLETYEAARLDGASAWQIFWRIYLPLGKPALAVVAVWQTMMSWNDFLLPLVTLGDNALKPLTLVPLAYRGMYLSQPGALFAILVLISIPVVLLFLFIQKYLVNGLSGAIK from the coding sequence ATGACCGCGATGAACGAGACCCGCAACCTCATCGTCCCGAAGGAGGCGGCGAAGACCCGCTCCCGGCATGGTGCCCCTGGGCGCCGCGTGGGCTGGCTCCACGTCGTGCTCATCCCGCTCTCGGTGCTCTGGCTGGTGCCCATCGTCATGGTGATCGGGCTGTCGATGATGCCGCCGAACAACCCGGGCACCCAGTTCTTCGGGATCTTCCCCGAGGAGTTCAGCATCAAGAACTACCTCACGATCTGGGCACAGAACCCGATCCTGCTGCATCTGCTCAACAGCCTCCTGATCACCGTGCCCTCCGTGCTCCTGGTGTGCCTGCTCGGATCGATGACCGCGTTCGCGCTGGCCCGGCTGCGCGTGCCGTTGAAGGCGCTGATCTTCGGCATCCTGATCCTCGCGCTCATCCTGCCGATGTCGAGCATCGTGGTCGCGACCTTCCGGATTCTGCAGTCGATGCAGCTCTACAACAACCTCCTCGGTCTGGTGCTGGTCTACACCGCGCTCGGACTGCCGTTCGCCGTGATCATCATCCGTACGTCCTACCTCGCGATCCCGCTCGAGACCTACGAGGCCGCACGACTCGACGGGGCGAGCGCGTGGCAGATCTTCTGGCGCATCTACCTGCCGCTGGGCAAGCCCGCCCTCGCGGTGGTCGCGGTGTGGCAGACCATGATGAGCTGGAACGACTTCCTGCTGCCGCTGGTGACGCTGGGCGACAACGCCCTCAAGCCGCTCACGCTCGTGCCGCTCGCGTATCGGGGCATGTACCTCTCGCAGCCGGGTGCTCTCTTCGCGATCCTGGTGCTGATCTCGATCCCGGTGGTGCTGCTGTTCCTCTTCATCCAGAAGTACCTGGTGAACGGACTGTCGGGGGCGATCAAGTGA
- a CDS encoding carbohydrate ABC transporter permease, translated as MKTLTRERLVGLAFLAPTLILFGVFVVYPIFYNVQASTLQWDGVNVGTPVGIDNYLELFQDPTFLITLRNSAFWIVLTIIPQGVIGFLLAVALNQGLRGSTIYRAIFFIPAILSPVVVGIVWQRILDPFNGVLTAIGKATGLEFLGGNYLADPQTAIFAVIFVNVWMWTGFSMLFYLAGLQLIDPSLMEAARIDGANGFQTMVRITFPLLKTTTLSLVLLGIIGSLKTFELVYVLTQGGPNHASEMLPTFAFLEAFQLQNVGYASAISVVLLVIAVVSSLSMVRVFGAGFITGDEK; from the coding sequence ATGAAGACCCTGACGAGAGAAAGGCTGGTGGGACTGGCCTTCCTGGCCCCGACCCTCATCCTTTTCGGCGTATTCGTCGTCTACCCCATCTTCTACAACGTGCAGGCGAGCACCTTGCAATGGGACGGCGTGAACGTCGGCACCCCCGTCGGGATCGACAACTACCTGGAGCTGTTCCAGGATCCGACGTTCCTCATCACCCTCCGCAACTCGGCCTTCTGGATCGTCCTGACGATCATCCCGCAGGGGGTCATCGGCTTCCTTCTGGCTGTCGCCCTCAACCAGGGGCTGCGGGGCAGCACGATCTACCGGGCGATCTTCTTCATCCCCGCGATCCTCTCGCCGGTGGTCGTCGGCATCGTCTGGCAGCGGATCCTCGACCCGTTCAACGGCGTGCTCACCGCCATCGGCAAGGCCACCGGCCTCGAATTCCTCGGCGGCAACTACCTCGCCGATCCGCAGACCGCGATCTTCGCCGTGATCTTCGTGAACGTGTGGATGTGGACCGGGTTCTCGATGCTCTTCTACCTCGCGGGGCTGCAGCTGATCGATCCCAGCCTGATGGAGGCAGCGCGCATCGACGGGGCGAACGGCTTCCAGACCATGGTGCGGATCACCTTCCCGCTGCTGAAGACCACGACGCTCTCGCTCGTGCTGCTCGGGATCATCGGCTCACTCAAGACCTTCGAGCTCGTCTACGTGCTCACCCAGGGCGGTCCCAACCATGCATCCGAGATGCTGCCGACCTTCGCGTTCCTTGAGGCCTTCCAGCTGCAGAACGTGGGCTACGCCTCGGCGATCAGTGTGGTGCTGCTCGTGATCGCCGTCGTGAGCTCCCTCTCGATGGTGCGGGTGTTCGGCGCCGGATTCATCACAGGAGACGAGAAATGA
- a CDS encoding ABC transporter substrate-binding protein, producing the protein MKLKRSLAGVATVITALGVTACAGGAAPVESGNASGDAITFRSWSPIEQTTRQMIDAFEAENEGAKIDATIFNYPEYLVDLQSRASSNTMPDVLGLQPGALTQQYRENLMPLQDCAAETWGDDWQSKFYPIGIEQARMGNPEGDDNFYSLPILTQTVNLWANSEIFDAAGLSVPKTWDELVQTTKDLSGGDAAPFLLPAKDSWLRNVVFLQIANNVSPGTVYEAEDGTTDWTDPAIVKAFEYWGKLFSDGIAQDGAIGLDAYPSAVNQFEAGNAAMIPLGAWWIQQSDPTKSDIPPLSEGMAGYEPFLFPTIPGGAAESQFVGGIDVSLGISKNTANPELACKVLTDFIAGSAAQKLVNTMNDVPAVTGLAPEKFTSEKQEQIWNLFVDEWLPQVKWSRYFESPKLDQAVADALAAIATGDATPQEAAESVQAVQDTL; encoded by the coding sequence ATGAAGCTCAAGAGGAGCCTGGCAGGGGTGGCCACGGTCATCACTGCGCTGGGGGTCACCGCCTGCGCCGGCGGCGCAGCACCGGTGGAATCGGGCAATGCGTCGGGGGACGCGATCACGTTCCGTTCGTGGAGCCCGATCGAACAGACCACGCGCCAGATGATCGACGCCTTCGAAGCCGAGAACGAGGGCGCGAAGATCGACGCGACGATCTTCAACTACCCGGAGTACCTCGTCGACCTGCAGAGCCGCGCGAGCTCGAACACCATGCCCGACGTGCTCGGCCTGCAGCCCGGAGCGCTCACGCAGCAGTACCGCGAGAACCTGATGCCGCTGCAGGACTGCGCTGCCGAGACCTGGGGCGATGACTGGCAGAGCAAGTTCTACCCGATCGGCATCGAGCAGGCCCGGATGGGCAACCCCGAGGGCGACGACAACTTCTACTCGCTGCCGATCCTCACCCAGACCGTCAACCTGTGGGCCAACTCCGAGATCTTCGATGCCGCGGGCCTGAGTGTTCCGAAGACGTGGGATGAACTCGTCCAGACCACGAAGGACCTCAGCGGGGGCGACGCCGCGCCCTTCCTGCTCCCCGCCAAGGACTCCTGGCTGCGCAACGTGGTCTTCCTGCAGATCGCCAACAACGTCTCTCCCGGCACCGTGTACGAGGCGGAGGACGGCACCACGGACTGGACGGATCCCGCGATCGTGAAGGCATTCGAATACTGGGGCAAGCTCTTCTCCGACGGCATCGCCCAGGACGGCGCGATCGGTCTCGACGCCTACCCCTCCGCCGTGAACCAGTTCGAGGCGGGCAACGCCGCCATGATCCCGCTCGGCGCCTGGTGGATCCAGCAGTCGGACCCGACCAAGTCCGACATCCCGCCGCTCTCGGAGGGCATGGCCGGCTACGAGCCGTTCCTGTTCCCGACCATCCCCGGAGGGGCTGCCGAGTCGCAGTTCGTCGGCGGCATCGACGTGAGCCTCGGCATCTCGAAGAACACCGCCAACCCCGAGCTCGCGTGCAAGGTGCTCACGGACTTCATCGCCGGCTCGGCCGCGCAGAAGCTCGTCAACACGATGAACGACGTGCCCGCCGTCACCGGCCTCGCTCCCGAGAAGTTCACGAGCGAGAAGCAGGAGCAGATCTGGAACCTCTTCGTCGACGAGTGGCTGCCCCAGGTGAAGTGGTCGCGCTACTTCGAGTCGCCCAAGCTCGACCAGGCGGTCGCCGACGCTCTGGCCGCGATCGCGACCGGTGACGCCACTCCGCAGGAAGCAGCGGAATCCGTACAGGCTGTCCAGGACACTCTGTAA
- a CDS encoding dihydrodipicolinate synthase family protein has product MTRYDILTAVPTAFHRDGSLDLEGSRAIFRFVGQSGNEGAFILGTTGEFPAVDAVEFAALVEAALEELADRMRVIVHVGQPSTFEAVRLTRIARELGATEFAALTPYYLKSTDDSIFEYYRALSEAVGDGRMYVYIYPARSGNPVSPELLVRLAALPGIVGAKVSELSLDEIAAYRAVVPEDFELYTGADRDLIAAVAAGAQGVISGVSSVTPKPFRALADAGRTGDAAAIAHAQVAVDAVVSLIGGDMARMKEAYRVLDVVDTYCRMAIADPTDAERTAVAEVVAAHR; this is encoded by the coding sequence GTGACCCGCTACGACATCCTGACCGCCGTCCCCACCGCGTTCCACCGCGATGGGAGCCTCGACCTCGAGGGCTCGCGGGCGATCTTCCGCTTCGTCGGGCAGTCGGGCAACGAGGGCGCCTTCATCCTCGGGACGACGGGCGAGTTCCCGGCGGTCGACGCGGTCGAGTTCGCGGCGCTGGTCGAGGCGGCGCTCGAGGAGCTGGCGGATCGGATGCGCGTGATCGTGCACGTCGGTCAGCCCAGCACCTTCGAGGCCGTGCGGCTCACGCGCATCGCCCGCGAGCTGGGGGCGACCGAGTTCGCCGCCCTCACCCCGTACTACCTCAAGTCCACGGACGACTCGATCTTCGAGTACTACCGCGCGCTGTCGGAGGCCGTCGGCGACGGGCGGATGTACGTCTACATCTACCCCGCCCGCAGTGGCAACCCGGTGTCTCCGGAACTGCTCGTGCGCCTGGCCGCGCTGCCCGGCATCGTCGGCGCCAAGGTGAGCGAGCTCTCACTCGACGAGATCGCCGCCTACCGCGCCGTGGTGCCGGAGGACTTCGAGCTCTACACCGGCGCCGACCGCGACCTGATCGCCGCCGTCGCCGCGGGTGCGCAGGGTGTGATCTCGGGGGTCTCGTCGGTCACGCCCAAGCCCTTCCGTGCCCTCGCGGATGCCGGACGCACGGGGGATGCCGCCGCGATCGCTCACGCGCAGGTCGCGGTCGACGCCGTGGTGTCGCTGATCGGCGGCGACATGGCACGCATGAAGGAGGCGTACCGCGTGCTCGACGTGGTCGACACCTACTGCCGCATGGCGATCGCGGATCCGACGGATGCCGAGCGCACCGCCGTCGCCGAGGTCGTGGCCGCACACCGCTGA